CTCTtgtcacagagggcaggacaagaggcagggggttcaaactacagcatagcagatttagattaaatctcaggaacaaTTTCCTAACTGGAAGAACCGTAGGGCAATGGAACAGACgcctagggtggtggtggaaggttattcactggaggttttcaaaaggcaggggttagactagatgacctttgtgcTCCTTTTAACTCTGTGGTTCTAAGGGGAACTGGGGTTCACCTTTGGAAAAAGCTAAAGCGAGCGTGTCACTCATTAAGGGTATTTCTGCACAGTGTCTGGAagctgcctcccagccagagtTCATGCTGACTCACTACAAATAACGGTGTAGGCGGTTGGTTTGTAGCTTGGGTTCTAAAGCCAGGGGTTGAGGTGGTGGGTGGGTTGGATGGTCTGAACTCCAAGCGGAGCCCTAACATCAAAGCAATGTATCCACAGCCATTTTTAATGCACTAATGTGAGACCCAGCCTGGAAGGCAGCTGACTTCCTGATGCACCTTAGATGTACCCTAAAGAGATCGGTCCCAAGGGAGACTGTATGAAGGTTGGGTCACCTAACTCCCTGTAAATCCATGACCCACCCCCCTCCCTTGGCACCCTGTCACCAAGCCTTAGcgggtcacaactgaggatgccaaattcaggacgaactgctgagaaatagggcaaacacaaccCCAAAGTGGTGGTTATTCTTttataagtttcagagtagcagccgtgttagtctgtatccacaaaaagaacaggagttcttgtggcacctaagagactaacaaatttatatgagcataagcatgcatctgacgaagtgggctgtagcccacgaaagcttatgctcaaataaatttgttagtctcttaggtgccacaagtactcctgttcttttataaGATAgaccaaaccagccacaaaagtaaactcctgtttcaccacactggctaacaagaaaacataaagaCAGTTTTCTCAGGCTTTCTGGTTCTTAtaacaccaccaaaaacactggattcagagatgagtggttctttacaaccagtgtCTTTAAATGATAGTTTCTTTgatcccaaagggccagccactcCCAGGTCAACATACAACTtaaatcttacccaaaaatcatgctggtgccaatcctttagtatctaatatctaaaggtttattcataaaaagaaagaggagagttAAAATTGGCTAAGGGAATCAATTAcatccagtaatggcaaagttcttggttcaggcttgtagcagtgatggaataaactgttgGCTTAAGTCAGGTTTCTGGAGTACATctacagctgggatgggtcattcagtcctctgttcagagcttcagtttgtagcaaagttcctccagaggtaagaagcaggattgaagacaaaatggaggtgtttccagggccttttatactTTTGCCATGTGAAGGGCATCCCATTGTTTTTACTGTGGAAAATAACAGCAGCAAggtggagtttggagtcacatgtgcaagtcacatgttcattcCCAATTTCCCTCAGTCATTGCAGAAAGCCATTACCTAGATTCCAGACAGTCCACATGACAAACTACATGACTGTCCACTCAGTGTAGATGGGcttctcccatggtccattgtcaacCAGCTGTGTTTTGATGAACAACTTAATTTAACAGTCCCGCCAAGATGTGCTAGTTAGCtgccttgtgggtgttaccctgttatgcttataagaagcacatgggatctttttcagggaAAAAGACAATATGCTGAATTTATTGAAGGTACAACAATTAGCATAGGCATTCAAtcacacactacacacacacactgtcccgccagtcgatgttatagttaccagtccagagtccggATCAACCTAGTGGCCAGCTAGTTTGATCATGAGTAGGAGGAGCCGGGTTCTGTCGGTTGCAACACGATCCtctggggaagtcttggcagaatgaacccaaagtttcatggcaaggcacccTGGTTATATactgattttccttcattgggaccaatgagttttgcattgTCATGTTGTAATGAATTGTTTGacgagtgcttgttttcttaaattgtcctttTCATTCTTTATCTTGATCTTTCATCAAGTAGTTCCTCAGGGAGTTCTCCCATGTTGGGTTTGATCACAGCTATTTTGTCCCCACTGATAGatgcctgtctcatctttagagtcATCAATCAGCCGCCCTCTGGCATTTCAATAGGGACGTGTTGCAGCCTCCTGGTGCCCTTGCGTCTGTTGCCGCTTCCTTCCTCGTACATCTGGTTCAGCGATGGCCTTCACGCTTACCtcttaacacacacattcctcattcacacacaaaacagaattaatttacacacaacattttgaacaggaacatcaaatcgcaatgcaaaagaaaaccaccatggcattcttttacttattttaaaatgctaaacctgcaacaaattggtgaccctcaaaggtctgttactgccttgaaatcagtccagacacagattctggctgatgtatTTCTACCCACTGGCCCATTTGGCCATTCCTTTCTGTTACTCAAAAAGGGTGACTGGCAGGATGTGCTCAGATCATACACCAATACAGTTAATACAGGGTACAGAATTATTCattatccttcattctaaatcAGATTAAACATAAAATCTTACTACAACATTTGGGGGAAGAGTTTGGGGGAGTTCAgttcctgatttttatttgacCTCTCTCCAGGACTTGTTTTGGTTTGGCCTTCCCCTTTCCATCCCTGTCTGAAGTTTCTGTCTCTATCACAGCAGGTGATGCAATGGTGTGTGAGAATGAGGAGCAGAATTCTCAGCAGGGAAATGTTGAGCAAGTGGATAAACACAGAGAATTATCGGAGAGATTGAAAAGGAATGTGTCCAAGAGTCATGAACCGAGAAACTCCTGTGAGATTCAGCACAGACCAGAAAGAGAGCAGGGAAACCATCCAGGCGAGAAAGTGGGTAAATGTATTTCCTGTCGGGGAACTCAGACAGACCTCAACGAAACCACAATACAGCAGGAAATCCTcatgggaaagagaaaaaatacatgcACTGAAGGTGGGAAGAATTTATGTGACTACTCAGTCCTTAtaaagcatcagagaatccacacaggagaaaggcCCTTTGAatgccatgagtgtgggaaatgcttcacTAAGAGCTCAtccctttctgaacatcagagaatccacacaggggagaggccctatgaatgcagtgaatgtgggaaaaacttcactcACAGATCAGGCTTTTTTCGCCATCTGAGAATCCAcagaggggagaggccctatgaatgcaatgagtgtgggaaaagcttcaatcgcAGCTCGCACCTTATTAGGCATCAGATAATCCACACAAGAGAGAGGGCCTATAAATGCAATgattgtgggaaaagcttcactaagAGTTCAGCCCTTTCTGAACATCACAAAATCCACACTGGGGAGAGGCTCTTTGAATGCAGTGTgtgcgggaaaaccttcaatCACAGCTCACACCTTAttaggcatcagagaatccacacaggggagaggccctatgaatgcagtgactGTAGGAAAAGTTTCACTAGCAGCTCAACCCTCtctgaacatcagagaatccacacaggggagaggccctatcaatgcagtgagtgtgggaaaaccttcaatcGCAGCTCAAATCTTTTTactcatcagagaatccacacaggagagaggccctaTCAATGCATATTGGCAACTTTTCAAATTATATGTAAATGGAGAAGTAGGGACAGGAAAAAAGGTGTCATTTCAGCCTCTATGACACCGGAAGGAGATGGGGCAACTCagagattccctccttccccatcactgCAGGACTGTTAAACTCTGCCTGGCTCAGACAAAAGGTATCGTCATCACATTCTATCCATCCACTTCTCAAAGTGTGTCCTGGGATGAAGCATTCTCCATTGTCTGTGCTTAGACATGATTGTTTGACTTCTTTAATCCTATATCAGTCACTATGACTGGAGATGAAAGTGTCAAAGACCTGTAAGGGGAATTCAAATGGATCCCAAACACAGTGTGATCATTGGGAGTTTAAATCCCAGGTTCATCTATTGGTAAAGCCACTTCTTACATGGTAGCTGTTTGTCGCCCATTATGGGGATGCTAGGATACTTAACATGTTGTAAATAACATAACTGACTATTTGAGACAGTGCTGAGTGAAGCAGGTTTGAATGGATCAGAGAGAATCTTTGTCCTGATTCTGAATAATCAGATGTAACCTGCTCTGGAATTTCACTTGCCACTTCCATTGTCATGTATTCTGTCTCTCTGATGTGGGTTTCTATCTTTCCTGAAGCCTGTTTGTTCACCCAGTTGGATAATAGTTCAGTTTGATAGGATGTAGCTCAGATTTATTGGAGAACTTAAGACAAATGACCATTTACTAAAGTCATCATTTCTCACTTCAactttgcttttttccccacccctccatgaTGACATGGAGAAAATTCAAGTGCAGTTCTGTCAACAGGGGAGAACTCTCCAATTTACTGGGCATGCTAACAACAAGACACAGCAGTGATTTAATATCTCCCACTCAGAAATGGTGAACAGCAGCAGAACCCGAACTAACTGAAGGAAGTGCATATGATCACAGTGTAGTTCAGTTGTTGAAGTCAATATTATCTCAGCTGATCTGGGGAGAGAATTCCACATTAGGTGATTTTGAACTAGGGCAAATGCCCATGTATTTGGTTCCCAAATGATTTGTAGCCCAGGCCCTACAAAAGTTCTCTTCTAGCTAATCCCATGTTATGGGAATGCTGCCCTTCCTGACACAGATGTTGAGAaatagaagtgggtttttttttgttgaatttaTCCTTTGTAGGTGTGAAAATGTGTATAAAATCAATTGTTGGTAATCTAATAGCTGcagaaaaatagctatttttgaaTAGAATTTCCAGCTCTGGTAACAAACAAAGATTTTGATCCAGCCCTGTGTCCAGTCCCTTGCCTGGAACTGTGCCACCAGTTAAAGAAAAGCTGGGCATGTTCGGGAAGCCATTGCTCACTAACACGGCTGAAATTTGagtttttttaaaggtttctaCTTCGGAGAAGTGTAATTTACCCTAACCAAGGCCAAGGATTTGGAAAGAACTGGCGTGGAAAGAGCACACTCAGTTCTTGGTTTTCCACCCCAGTAAAGGAAGCTACTATGACCAATGGCCCCAAGGAAAATTGTTTGTACAACTCCACTTACTAGTTCAGTGTCACTGGTTACAGTTCCAAGTTCAGCCAAGGTTAGATTGAGAACAGTAACTAGGAGTCTGGACTCAGAAATCCAGAGGGCagctaaaaatcatgagatatttaAAAGTGCTCCCTTTGGGGTAATGTTATTACTGTTCTTGGTTTTTCTGAGACTCTTGGGCCATGTTTTCTGCCTGAACTTGAAGCCTAAAAAtggactttttaaataaacaaatgaaagggGAGATTTTTGTATCCTCATTGGGCTCCTAGATTGGGGCCTCATTGTGTTGGGCACTGCAGATACCCCATCCAACAGTGGGGTGTCCCAGTTGTGCAAGCAGTGCAGAGACCCGACCGAGGGTGGGGGCCCTGATTCTGCCAGGTGTTATACAactcagagtgagagagagagagagtccttgcTGCCAACAGCTTACAGGTGAAATAGACAAAGTGTGGGAGGGCGGTTCCcgttttacaaatagggaaaacccagacccttcccagctggggtcctggccgcaggccccactcagcccactgccggccgaggtgaacagaaccccagaccagcagcgggttgGGTGGgtcggtggcgtaagatcaacattttaatttaattttaaatgaagcttcttaaacattttgaaaaccttgtttatttcaCAATACAagactagtttagttatataatatatagacttgtagagagagaccttctaaaaaacattacaaTATATGACcggcaagcgaaaccttaaattagagcgaataaatgaagacttggcacaccacttctgaaaggttgccgacccctgcattaaaTGGTTATTATCCCCCCTCTGTTGCCTGGGGTAgaatggaagaggagaaaaacCTGTCTCAACAGAGGATGCAAACGTCAGTTGTTCTCTCTTCATGTTTTACTGAAGCTAACAGGGAGGAAGACACATGACCTGCCTAATATGGTAGAGAGGACAGAGAGTTTATTTCATTTTGGGCTGTGAATATAAGCGGAAGAGTGGCTGTTACTACCACCCAATGTGGGGCTTTAATGCACAACCATGGGATTTAAAGTGTTATGTGCTACCAACTGAGCTAGCCAGGTTTGAGTCTGTTCAGCTGCCCAGTCTCTATGTAGAAGGAGCCCTGAGGGTGTTTATCTGCGAGCTGAGGTTCCCTGTCTGGCATTCGCCTTCTTTCCTGGTTATGTCTCCAGTGAGCCATCCGGAGCTGTCACAAGGCTGGTTAGATGCTGCTTTCTAGCCCACAGAGCTAGGGTGGATTTAGCGTGCTGCCGCCATCAGCTGGTCAGAGAAACCGGGGAGGGTGGAATTTAGGATTCTCCCACCAGGGGAAGGTGCTGTTGGACTCATCTAGTGGGGGAGAGTCTGAAGAAGCTCTCAGctcccagagaggggaaagacaAGCTGgtgccacacacacattttcacaggGAATCAGGCCCCACTTGGGAAAAACTCAAAAGAAACCTGGCCCAGGAGTGTCAGAGAAGGGAATCACTGTTTGCTTTAAGAGATGGGTGAGGGAAACCTGAAGGTCTTTAGATCCCTCCAGCGCCTGATAGAACCATTTGTGGGGAAGGGCCGGGGAAGTGGAGGAGGACAAGGAGATGGGAAAAGGGCTTGCAGCTGTTGTGCAATCACCATGCTCCCAGCAAAAGGGTCCGGGGGGCTCAGCACTTTGGCTGCTTGTTGAGGACTCCGAACTCACAAGATGGCAAAGCTCAGAGCCCCGTTCCACGGAGTCAGAATGTGATCAGCTCACAGCGAGGGGGAGCAACATCCCTCCCTTGATCTTTATGCCAGATCTCCTATCAGCTCAGTGTCCTTCCTGCAATAGTCAGCTGCTGAGAGGGTTATGATGG
This is a stretch of genomic DNA from Chelonoidis abingdonii isolate Lonesome George chromosome 21, CheloAbing_2.0, whole genome shotgun sequence. It encodes these proteins:
- the LOC116830889 gene encoding uncharacterized protein LOC116830889 is translated as MQENYENVTSLAGDAMVCENEEQNSQQGNVEQVDKHRELSERLKRNVSKSHEPRNSCEIQHRPEREQGNHPGEKVGKCISCRGTQTDLNETTIQQEILMGKRKNTCTEGGKNLCDYSVLIKHQRIHTGERPFECHECGKCFTKSSSLSEHQRIHTGERPYECSECGKNFTHRSGFFRHLRIHRGERPYECNECGKSFNRSSHLIRHQIIHTRERAYKCNDCGKSFTKSSALSEHHKIHTGERLFECSVCGKTFNHSSHLIRHQRIHTGERPYECSDCRKSFTSSSTLSEHQRIHTGERPYQCSECGKTFNRSSNLFTHQRIHTGERPYQCILVMQGSGTLSHPSLHYVL